CTCGCCCAAAAAAAGGAGATAGGTTTGTCCAACAAGTAAAGGGCAGGTGGGATAACCGTTACGATAACCAATGATCCTAATGAAACAAAGCGAGTGATCGCAATGACTAAGACAGCCAACACGGCAGCGATTAAAAATGCCAAGGGAGAAAACCCTAACACGACACCTAGCGTGGTCGCAATGCCTTTTCCCCCGCGGAATCCAAAAAAGATCGGCCAATTGTGACCCGCGATAACAAACAAGCCTGCCACTGCGTACGCTGCTGCGTCCCCCGTCATCAGGTGAGTCAGTCCCATCGCAGCTAATCCTTTTAGTGCATCAAGAAGGAGAACGGCAATGCCGGGGCCTTTTCCTAACACCCT
The window above is part of the Brevibacillus antibioticus genome. Proteins encoded here:
- the plsY gene encoding glycerol-3-phosphate 1-O-acyltransferase PlsY; this encodes MVLLSWVLSYLIGSISFSYLIAKKVAGIDIRSHGSGNAGATNTLRVLGKGPGIAVLLLDALKGLAAMGLTHLMTGDAAAYAVAGLFVIAGHNWPIFFGFRGGKGIATTLGVVLGFSPLAFLIAAVLAVLVIAITRFVSLGSLVIVTVIPPALYLLDKPISFFWASLAIAIFAYIRHYNNIRNLLAGNERKLGDKSNRKLG